From Nicotiana tabacum cultivar K326 chromosome 22, ASM71507v2, whole genome shotgun sequence, one genomic window encodes:
- the LOC107802947 gene encoding ISWI chromatin-remodeling complex ATPase CHR11 codes for MGKHSRSKSSSSEPPSDSSEEEQVQDQVNEEEDEEELEAVARTAEDSDEEDNDAATDVADQDDGDNEEEVAANEISKREKARLKEMERIKKKKIQEMLDSQNAAIDADMDNKGKGRLKYLLQQTELFAHFAKSEQSTSQKKTKGRGRHASKVTEEEEDEEYLKDEEDGLSGNTRLVAQPSCIQGKMRDYQLAGLNWLIRLYENGINGILADEMGLGKTLQTISLLGYLREFRGITGPHMVVAPKSTLGNWMNEIKRFCPVLRAVKFLGDPDERRYIREELLVAGKFDVCVTSFEMVIKEKSALRRFSWRYIIIDEAHRIKNENSLLSKTMRLYNTNYRLLITGTPLQNNLHELWALLNFLLPEIFSSAETFDEWFQISGENDQQEVVQQLHKVLRPFLLRRLKSDVEKGLPPKKETILKVGMSQMQKQYYKALLQKDLEVVNSGGERKRLLNIAMQLRKCCNHPYLFQGAEPGPPYTTGEHLVENAGKMVLLDKLLPKLKERGSRVLIFSQMTRLLDILEDYLMYKGHQYCRIDGNTGGEDRDASIEAFNKPGSEKFAFLLSTRAGGLGINLATADVVILYDSDWNPQADLQAQDRAHRIGQKKEVQVFRFCTEYTIEEKVIERAYKKLALDALVIQQGRLAEQKAVNKDELLQMVRFGAEMVFSSKDSTITDEDIDRIIAKGEEAKAELDAKMKKFTEDAIKFKMDDTADLYDFGEEEDKNKVDFKKIISDNWVEPSKRERKRNYSESEYFKQTMRQSAPARPKEPRIPRMPQLHDFQFFNTQRLSELYEKEVRYLMQTHQKNQVKDTIEVEEPEDAGEPLTAVEQEEKERLLEEGFSTWSRRDFNTFIRSCEKYGRNDLKSIAAEMEGKTEEEVERYAKVFKERYKELNDYDRIIKNIERGEARISRRDEIMKAIGKKLDRYKNPWLELKIQYGQNKGKLYNEECDRFMICMVHKLGYGNWDELKAAFRSSPLFRFDWFVKSRTTQELARRCDALIRLIERENQEFDERERQARKEKKLAKNMTPSKRTLARQAAESPPTSKKRK; via the exons ATGGGTAAACACTCGAGATCCAAATCCTCGTCGTCGGAGCCTCCATCGGATAGTTCGGAGGAGGAACAAGTCCAGGATCAGGTCAATGAGGAAGAAGACGAAGAGGAGCTCGAGGCCGTCGCGAGGACTGCTGAGGACTCCGACGAGGAGGACAATGACGCCGCCACCGACGTGGCAGACCAAGACGATGGGGATAATGAG GAAGAGGTTGCAGCCAATGAAATATCCAAGCGCGAAAAGGCCAGGTTGAAAGAGATGGAGAGgatcaagaagaagaaaatacaagaaatGTTGGATTCACAGAATGCTGCCATTGATGCTGACATG GACAACAAGGGAAAGGGGCGACTGAAGTATCTCTTGCAGCAAACTGAGCTATTTGCACATTTTGCCAAAAGCGAGCAGTCTACCTCTCAAAAGAAGACAAAGGGAAG GGGTCGTCATGCATCAAAAGTaactgaagaggaagaagatgaagagtATCTCAAAGATGAAGAAGACGGACTTTCTGGGAATACACGATTGGTGGCACAACCCTCCT GTATTCAAGGGAAGATGAGGGATTATCAACTCGCTGGTTTGAACTGGCTGATACGACTGTATGAGAATGGAATAAATGGAATACTTGCTGATGAAATG GGTCTTGGTAAGACATTGCAAACTATCTCCTTGCTGGGCTATCTACGTGAATTTAGAGGAATAACTGGTCCTCATATGGTTGTTGCTCCAAAATCGACTCTTGGCAATTGGATGAACGAAATCAAACGTTTCTGTCCTGTTTTACGTGCTGTTAAGTTCCTTGGAGATCCTGATGAAAGG agATACATACGTGAGGAGTTACTTGTTGCGGGGAAGTTTGACGTGTGTGTCACAAGCTTTGAGATGGTTATCAAAGAGAAGTCTGCTTTACGGCGCTTTAGTTGGCGTTACATCATAATTGATGAGGCACATAGGATCAAGAATGAAAATTCTCTTCTTTCAAAAACAATGAGGCTCTACAACACTAATTATAGACTACTTATCACGGGGACACCACTTCAG AATAATCTTCACGAACTCTGGGCGCTTCTGAACTTTCTGCTGCCTGAGATCTTTAGCTCAGCTGAGACTTTTGATGAGTGGTTCCAGATTTCTGGTGAAAATGACCAGCAGGAGGTGGTCCAACAGCTTCATAAG GTCCTCCGTCCATTCCTTCTTAGGAGGCTGAAGTCTGATGTGGAGAAAGGCCTGCCTCCCAAAAAAGAAACAATTCTTAAGGTTGGTATGTCCCAGATGCAGAAGCAGTACTACAAGGCTCTGCTGCAGAAAGATCTTGAGGTTGTCAATTCTGGAGGAGAGCGCAAGCGTCTTCTCAATATAGCAATGCAGCTACGTAAATGCTGTAATCATCCATATCTTTTCCAAGGTGCTGAGCCAGGACCTCCATATACAACAGGAGAGCATCTCGTAGAAAATGCTG GGAAAATGGTTCTTCTAGATAAGTTGCTTCCTAAATTGAAGGAACGTGGCTCAAGGGTCTTAATATTTTCACAG ATGACAAGGCTATTGGACATCCTTGAAGACTACTTGATGTACAAAGGTCACCAATATTGTCGGATTGATGGAAATACTGGTGGTGAGGATCGTGATGCTTCTATTGAGGCTTTTAACAAACCAGGGAGTGAAAAATTTGCATTCTTATTGTCAACCAGAGCTGGTGGTCTTGGTATCAATCTTGCTACAGCAGATGTTGTTATTCTTTATGATAGTGATTG GAATCCACAGGCTGATTTGCAGGCTCAGGACCGAGCCCATAGGATTGGTCAGAAGAAGGAAGTCCAAGTATTCCGCTTCTGCACTGAG TATACCATTGAGGAAAAGGTGATTGAAAGGGCTTACAAGAAGCTAGCACTTGATGCATTGGTTATCCAGCAGGGGCGGCTAGCTGAGCAGAAAG CTGTTAATAAGGATGAGCTGCTGCAAATGGTGCGATTTGGTGCTGAAATGGTTTTCAGTTCCAAAGATAGCACCATTACTGATGAGGATATAGATAGAATAATTGCTAAAGGAGAAGAGGCAAAAGCTGAACTTGATGCCAAGATGAAGAAGTTTACAGAAGATGCTATCAAGTTTAAGATGGATGACA CTGCTGATTTGTATGACTTTGGTGAAGAGGAG GATAAAAACAAGGTGGATTTCAAGAAAATTATCAGCGACAATTGGGTAGAACCttcaaaaagagaaagaaagcgCAA CTACTCAGAGTCTGAATACTTCAAGCAGACCATGCGTCAGAGCGCCCCTGCAAGACCTAAAGAGCCTCGGATCCCTCGGATGCCTCAGCT GCACGATTTTCAGTTCTTCAATACACAGAGACTGAGTGAGTTGTATGAGAAGGAAGTGCGCTATCTTATG CAAACACACCAGAAGAATCAGGTTAAAGACACTATAGAGGTGGAAGAACCTGAAG ATGCAGGAGAGCCTTTAACGGCTGTAGAGCAGGAGGAGAAGGAGCGACTATTGGAAGAG GGATTTTCAACATGGAGTAGAAGAGACTTCAATACCTTTATCAGGTCTTGTGAGAAGTATGGTCGCAATGACTTAAAAAGTATTGCTGCTGAAATGGAAGGGAAAACTGAGGAGGAGGTTGAAAGATACGCGAAAGTTTTCAAAGAAAGATACAAAGAACTAAATG ATTATGACAGGATTATTAAGAACATTGAAAGAGGAGAGGCTAGAATTTCACGGAGAGATGAGATTATGAAAGCAATTGGTAAGAAGTTGGATCGATACAAAAATCCATGGTTGGAATTGAAGATCCAGTATGGTCAGAACAAAGGGAAGCTGTATAACGAGGAGTGTGATCGTTTCATG ATATGTATGGTTCACAAGCTCGGCTATGGAAATTGGGATGAGCTGAAGGCTGCATTTCGCTCATCACCCTTGTTCCGGTTTGATTGGTTTGTGAAGTCTCGTACCACTCAAGAACTTGCCAGAAGATGCGATGCACTTATTCGGTTGATTGAGAGGGAAAATCAAGAATTTGATGAGAGGGAGAGGCAGGCACGCAAAGAAAAGAAGCTTGCGAAG AACATGACTCCATCAAAGCGCACCTTGGCAAGACAGGCAGCTGAAAGCCCTCCTACTTCGAAGAAGCGGAAGTAA